From a single Athene noctua chromosome 2, bAthNoc1.hap1.1, whole genome shotgun sequence genomic region:
- the CCNE2 gene encoding G1/S-specific cyclin-E2 isoform X4 has protein sequence MSRRSSRLQAKQQPLSCQEESPQELQAPEHLQTRKRRTAEEIKKREDGKIAKKHQYEIKSCWPPTITGGISPCIIIETPHKESVTTDFSRFKKYRFRNVFINPSPLPELNWGNSKDVWLNILKKENRYAHCKHFTSLHSSLQPHMRSILLDWLLEVCEVYALHRETFYLAQDFFDRFMLTQKNINKSMLQLIGITSLFIASKLEEIYAPKIQEFAYVTDGACSEDDIVRMELIMLKALKWELCPVTIVSWLNLYLQVDALKDVPKVLLPQYSQEKFIQIAQLLDLCILDVNSLDFQYRTLAAAALCHYTSIEVVKKVSGLDWDSISECVEWMVPFVRVAKKVPVKLKNFKKVAAEDRHNIQTHTNYLDMLEEVNNGVASTAPGQLSPVSTGGIITPPKSTEKK, from the exons ATGTCAAGACGCAG TAGCCGTTTGCAAGCTAAGCAGCAGCCACTGTCATGTCAAGAAGAGTCTCCGCAAGAACTGCAGGCACCAGAACATCTCCAGACCAGAAAAAGGAGAACAGCAGAG GAGattaagaaaagagaagatgGGAAAATTGCTAAAAAACATCAATATGAGATTAAG AGTTGTTGGCCGCCCACAATAACAGGAGGCATCTCACCTTGCATAATTATTGAAACTCCTCACAAGGAATCAGTAACAACTGACTTCTCCAGATTCAAAAAGTACAGGTTCAGAAATGTCTTCATAAATCCATCACCTTTGCCAGAACTCAA CTGGGGAAATTCCAAAGACGTCTGGCTCAACATCCTGAAGAAGGAGAACAGATATGCTCATTGCAAACATTTCACATCACTACATTCGAGTTTGCAACCTCACATGAGATCAATActgttagactggctcttagag gTATGTGAGGTGTATGCACTCCACAGGGAAACCTTTTACCTAGCTCAAGACTTTTTTGATAGATTCATGTTGACACAGAAGAACATTAACAAGAGCATGCTTCAGCTCATAGGAATTACCTCATTATTCATTGCCTCCAAACTTGAG GAGATCTATGCTCCTAAAATACAGGAATTTGCTTATGTCACTGATGGTGCTTGCAGCGAAGATGATATTGTAAGAATGGAACTTATTATGTTAAAG GCTTTAAAATGGGAACTCTGTCCAGTGACGATTGTCTCTTGGCTGAACCTCTATCTTCAAGTGGATGCTCTGAAGGATGTTCCCAAAGTGCTGCTACCTCAGTATTCTCAGGAAAAATTCATTCAAATAGCACAG CTCTTAGACCTGTGTATCCTAGATGTGAATTCTTTGGACTTCCAGTATAGAACACTAGCTGCTGCAGCGCTCTGCCACTATACCTCAATTGAAGTAGTTAAGAAAGTGTCAG GCTTAGACTGGGACAGCATTTCAGAGTGCGTAGAATGGATGGTTCCCTTTGTGCGTGTGGCAAAAAAAGTCCCAGTGAAGCTGAAGAACTTTAAGAAGGTTGCAGCAGAAGATCGACACAAtatccaaacacacacaaattacTTGGACATGCTG GAAGAAGTTAACAATGGAGTAGCATCTACTGCCCCCGGTCAGTTATCACCTGTGTCAACAGGAGGAATAATAACCCCTCCCAAAAGtacagagaagaaatga
- the CCNE2 gene encoding G1/S-specific cyclin-E2 isoform X1, with protein MSRRSSRLQAKQQPLSCQEESPQELQAPEHLQTRKRRTAEQEIKKREDGKIAKKHQYEIKSCWPPTITGGISPCIIIETPHKESVTTDFSRFKKYRFRNVFINPSPLPELNWGNSKDVWLNILKKENRYAHCKHFTSLHSSLQPHMRSILLDWLLEVCEVYALHRETFYLAQDFFDRFMLTQKNINKSMLQLIGITSLFIASKLEEIYAPKIQEFAYVTDGACSEDDIVRMELIMLKALKWELCPVTIVSWLNLYLQVDALKDVPKVLLPQYSQEKFIQIAQLLDLCILDVNSLDFQYRTLAAAALCHYTSIEVVKKVSGLDWDSISECVEWMVPFVRVAKKVPVKLKNFKKVAAEDRHNIQTHTNYLDMLVGGLWTYSSGITYPFSQGSQRWPDTTWSAHPNHCGSWC; from the exons ATGTCAAGACGCAG TAGCCGTTTGCAAGCTAAGCAGCAGCCACTGTCATGTCAAGAAGAGTCTCCGCAAGAACTGCAGGCACCAGAACATCTCCAGACCAGAAAAAGGAGAACAGCAGAG CAGGAGattaagaaaagagaagatgGGAAAATTGCTAAAAAACATCAATATGAGATTAAG AGTTGTTGGCCGCCCACAATAACAGGAGGCATCTCACCTTGCATAATTATTGAAACTCCTCACAAGGAATCAGTAACAACTGACTTCTCCAGATTCAAAAAGTACAGGTTCAGAAATGTCTTCATAAATCCATCACCTTTGCCAGAACTCAA CTGGGGAAATTCCAAAGACGTCTGGCTCAACATCCTGAAGAAGGAGAACAGATATGCTCATTGCAAACATTTCACATCACTACATTCGAGTTTGCAACCTCACATGAGATCAATActgttagactggctcttagag gTATGTGAGGTGTATGCACTCCACAGGGAAACCTTTTACCTAGCTCAAGACTTTTTTGATAGATTCATGTTGACACAGAAGAACATTAACAAGAGCATGCTTCAGCTCATAGGAATTACCTCATTATTCATTGCCTCCAAACTTGAG GAGATCTATGCTCCTAAAATACAGGAATTTGCTTATGTCACTGATGGTGCTTGCAGCGAAGATGATATTGTAAGAATGGAACTTATTATGTTAAAG GCTTTAAAATGGGAACTCTGTCCAGTGACGATTGTCTCTTGGCTGAACCTCTATCTTCAAGTGGATGCTCTGAAGGATGTTCCCAAAGTGCTGCTACCTCAGTATTCTCAGGAAAAATTCATTCAAATAGCACAG CTCTTAGACCTGTGTATCCTAGATGTGAATTCTTTGGACTTCCAGTATAGAACACTAGCTGCTGCAGCGCTCTGCCACTATACCTCAATTGAAGTAGTTAAGAAAGTGTCAG GCTTAGACTGGGACAGCATTTCAGAGTGCGTAGAATGGATGGTTCCCTTTGTGCGTGTGGCAAAAAAAGTCCCAGTGAAGCTGAAGAACTTTAAGAAGGTTGCAGCAGAAGATCGACACAAtatccaaacacacacaaattacTTGGACATGCTGGTAGGTGGTTTGTGGACTTACAGTTCAGGCATTACATACCCCTTCTCCCAAGGCAGCCAAAGGTGGCCAGACACCACCTGGTCTGCTCACCCCAACCACTGTGGGAGCTGGTGCTAA
- the CCNE2 gene encoding G1/S-specific cyclin-E2 isoform X3: MSRRSSRLQAKQQPLSCQEESPQELQAPEHLQTRKRRTAEQEIKKREDGKIAKKHQYEIKSCWPPTITGGISPCIIIETPHKESVTTDFSRFKKYRFRNVFINPSPLPELNWGNSKDVWLNILKKENRYAHCKHFTSLHSSLQPHMRSILLDWLLEVCEVYALHRETFYLAQDFFDRFMLTQKNINKSMLQLIGITSLFIASKLEEIYAPKIQEFAYVTDGACSEDDIVRMELIMLKALKWELCPVTIVSWLNLYLQVDALKDVPKVLLPQYSQEKFIQIAQLLDLCILDVNSLDFQYRTLAAAALCHYTSIEVVKKVSGLDWDSISECVEWMVPFVRVAKKVPVKLKNFKKVAAEDRHNIQTHTNYLDMLEEVNNGVASTAPGQLSPVSTGGIITPPKSTEKK, encoded by the exons ATGTCAAGACGCAG TAGCCGTTTGCAAGCTAAGCAGCAGCCACTGTCATGTCAAGAAGAGTCTCCGCAAGAACTGCAGGCACCAGAACATCTCCAGACCAGAAAAAGGAGAACAGCAGAG CAGGAGattaagaaaagagaagatgGGAAAATTGCTAAAAAACATCAATATGAGATTAAG AGTTGTTGGCCGCCCACAATAACAGGAGGCATCTCACCTTGCATAATTATTGAAACTCCTCACAAGGAATCAGTAACAACTGACTTCTCCAGATTCAAAAAGTACAGGTTCAGAAATGTCTTCATAAATCCATCACCTTTGCCAGAACTCAA CTGGGGAAATTCCAAAGACGTCTGGCTCAACATCCTGAAGAAGGAGAACAGATATGCTCATTGCAAACATTTCACATCACTACATTCGAGTTTGCAACCTCACATGAGATCAATActgttagactggctcttagag gTATGTGAGGTGTATGCACTCCACAGGGAAACCTTTTACCTAGCTCAAGACTTTTTTGATAGATTCATGTTGACACAGAAGAACATTAACAAGAGCATGCTTCAGCTCATAGGAATTACCTCATTATTCATTGCCTCCAAACTTGAG GAGATCTATGCTCCTAAAATACAGGAATTTGCTTATGTCACTGATGGTGCTTGCAGCGAAGATGATATTGTAAGAATGGAACTTATTATGTTAAAG GCTTTAAAATGGGAACTCTGTCCAGTGACGATTGTCTCTTGGCTGAACCTCTATCTTCAAGTGGATGCTCTGAAGGATGTTCCCAAAGTGCTGCTACCTCAGTATTCTCAGGAAAAATTCATTCAAATAGCACAG CTCTTAGACCTGTGTATCCTAGATGTGAATTCTTTGGACTTCCAGTATAGAACACTAGCTGCTGCAGCGCTCTGCCACTATACCTCAATTGAAGTAGTTAAGAAAGTGTCAG GCTTAGACTGGGACAGCATTTCAGAGTGCGTAGAATGGATGGTTCCCTTTGTGCGTGTGGCAAAAAAAGTCCCAGTGAAGCTGAAGAACTTTAAGAAGGTTGCAGCAGAAGATCGACACAAtatccaaacacacacaaattacTTGGACATGCTG GAAGAAGTTAACAATGGAGTAGCATCTACTGCCCCCGGTCAGTTATCACCTGTGTCAACAGGAGGAATAATAACCCCTCCCAAAAGtacagagaagaaatga
- the CCNE2 gene encoding G1/S-specific cyclin-E2 isoform X2 produces the protein MSRRSSRLQAKQQPLSCQEESPQELQAPEHLQTRKRRTAEEIKKREDGKIAKKHQYEIKSCWPPTITGGISPCIIIETPHKESVTTDFSRFKKYRFRNVFINPSPLPELNWGNSKDVWLNILKKENRYAHCKHFTSLHSSLQPHMRSILLDWLLEVCEVYALHRETFYLAQDFFDRFMLTQKNINKSMLQLIGITSLFIASKLEEIYAPKIQEFAYVTDGACSEDDIVRMELIMLKALKWELCPVTIVSWLNLYLQVDALKDVPKVLLPQYSQEKFIQIAQLLDLCILDVNSLDFQYRTLAAAALCHYTSIEVVKKVSGLDWDSISECVEWMVPFVRVAKKVPVKLKNFKKVAAEDRHNIQTHTNYLDMLVGGLWTYSSGITYPFSQGSQRWPDTTWSAHPNHCGSWC, from the exons ATGTCAAGACGCAG TAGCCGTTTGCAAGCTAAGCAGCAGCCACTGTCATGTCAAGAAGAGTCTCCGCAAGAACTGCAGGCACCAGAACATCTCCAGACCAGAAAAAGGAGAACAGCAGAG GAGattaagaaaagagaagatgGGAAAATTGCTAAAAAACATCAATATGAGATTAAG AGTTGTTGGCCGCCCACAATAACAGGAGGCATCTCACCTTGCATAATTATTGAAACTCCTCACAAGGAATCAGTAACAACTGACTTCTCCAGATTCAAAAAGTACAGGTTCAGAAATGTCTTCATAAATCCATCACCTTTGCCAGAACTCAA CTGGGGAAATTCCAAAGACGTCTGGCTCAACATCCTGAAGAAGGAGAACAGATATGCTCATTGCAAACATTTCACATCACTACATTCGAGTTTGCAACCTCACATGAGATCAATActgttagactggctcttagag gTATGTGAGGTGTATGCACTCCACAGGGAAACCTTTTACCTAGCTCAAGACTTTTTTGATAGATTCATGTTGACACAGAAGAACATTAACAAGAGCATGCTTCAGCTCATAGGAATTACCTCATTATTCATTGCCTCCAAACTTGAG GAGATCTATGCTCCTAAAATACAGGAATTTGCTTATGTCACTGATGGTGCTTGCAGCGAAGATGATATTGTAAGAATGGAACTTATTATGTTAAAG GCTTTAAAATGGGAACTCTGTCCAGTGACGATTGTCTCTTGGCTGAACCTCTATCTTCAAGTGGATGCTCTGAAGGATGTTCCCAAAGTGCTGCTACCTCAGTATTCTCAGGAAAAATTCATTCAAATAGCACAG CTCTTAGACCTGTGTATCCTAGATGTGAATTCTTTGGACTTCCAGTATAGAACACTAGCTGCTGCAGCGCTCTGCCACTATACCTCAATTGAAGTAGTTAAGAAAGTGTCAG GCTTAGACTGGGACAGCATTTCAGAGTGCGTAGAATGGATGGTTCCCTTTGTGCGTGTGGCAAAAAAAGTCCCAGTGAAGCTGAAGAACTTTAAGAAGGTTGCAGCAGAAGATCGACACAAtatccaaacacacacaaattacTTGGACATGCTGGTAGGTGGTTTGTGGACTTACAGTTCAGGCATTACATACCCCTTCTCCCAAGGCAGCCAAAGGTGGCCAGACACCACCTGGTCTGCTCACCCCAACCACTGTGGGAGCTGGTGCTAA